A single Acetomicrobium thermoterrenum DSM 13490 DNA region contains:
- a CDS encoding pyrimidine-nucleoside phosphorylase, producing MRAVDIIKKKRDGKPLSEEEINFLIKGCSSDDIPDYQITAFLMATYFRGMSYEEVASFTLAMANSGKIVDLSSIKGVKIDKHSTGGVADTTTLIVCPLVAACGVPIAKMSGRGLGHTGGTLDKLESIPGMRVSLPLEEFVDIVNTIGISIIGQTEDLVPADKKLYALRDVTATVDSIPLIASSIMSKKIAGGSDGIVLDVKVGNGAFMKDVDEAAKLAKTMVNIGESAGKKTVAVITDMNQPLGQAIGNSLEVMEACEALKGRGNRDLMEVCFALGSLMSILAGVAKDREEALDLLIDVLNSGRGMMKLKEMVMAQGGDVNALEDYSLLPQARFKYELKAKVDGYVSKMAAERLGICAMKLGAGRERKESRIDLSAGIFLNKKVGEYVNKGENIATLYGNDEKRLQEVLPEAEASIKISGQKEGRRKLVYGIVRRDGIEMF from the coding sequence ATGAGAGCAGTTGATATTATAAAGAAGAAAAGAGACGGGAAGCCTCTGAGTGAGGAAGAAATAAATTTTTTAATAAAGGGTTGTTCATCCGATGATATTCCTGACTATCAAATAACAGCATTTTTGATGGCCACGTATTTTAGGGGCATGAGCTACGAGGAAGTTGCATCTTTCACCTTAGCCATGGCCAATTCGGGAAAAATAGTGGACTTATCTTCCATAAAGGGCGTAAAAATCGACAAACACAGCACAGGAGGCGTGGCCGATACGACAACTTTAATTGTTTGTCCCCTTGTAGCTGCTTGCGGAGTCCCTATAGCTAAAATGTCGGGAAGAGGGCTCGGACACACCGGAGGAACCTTGGATAAGCTCGAATCTATACCGGGTATGAGGGTTTCTTTGCCCCTTGAGGAATTTGTCGATATAGTAAACACCATAGGCATCTCTATAATTGGCCAGACGGAAGATCTTGTCCCTGCCGACAAAAAGCTTTACGCACTGAGAGACGTTACCGCCACAGTGGATTCCATTCCGCTCATTGCCAGCTCCATTATGAGTAAAAAGATTGCCGGCGGATCCGACGGCATAGTTTTAGATGTAAAAGTAGGGAACGGAGCCTTTATGAAGGATGTCGATGAAGCTGCAAAACTGGCGAAGACCATGGTTAACATAGGCGAAAGTGCAGGCAAAAAGACTGTGGCGGTCATAACGGATATGAATCAGCCTTTAGGGCAGGCAATCGGAAACTCCCTGGAGGTGATGGAAGCCTGTGAGGCGTTGAAGGGCAGGGGTAATAGAGATTTGATGGAGGTATGTTTTGCACTTGGAAGTTTAATGTCGATCTTGGCTGGCGTAGCGAAAGACAGAGAGGAAGCCCTGGATCTATTGATAGATGTGCTTAATTCCGGTAGGGGAATGATGAAGCTAAAGGAAATGGTCATGGCTCAGGGCGGTGACGTGAATGCGCTGGAAGATTATTCTTTACTCCCTCAAGCGAGATTTAAATACGAACTAAAAGCAAAAGTAGATGGCTACGTCTCAAAGATGGCTGCCGAGAGGCTTGGGATATGTGCTATGAAGCTTGGGGCTGGAAGAGAGAGAAAAGAAAGCAGGATCGACCTGTCGGCAGGTATATTTCTAAATAAAAAGGTAGGAGAATACGTAAATAAGGGAGAAAATATAGCCACACTCTACGGAAACGACGAAAAACGCCTCCAAGAGGTATTGCCAGAAGCGGAAGCTTCGATAAAGATATCAGGGCAAAAAGAAGGCAGGAGGAAGCTCGTATATGGGATCGTCAGGAGAGATGGCATTGAGATGTTTTAA
- a CDS encoding 4Fe-4S binding protein encodes MKWLATYPERCVGCESCMLTCSKTWFKEEDKELSRIQVSSSESGYAINVCNQCGECIDYCPTLAIKRDNSGVVRIDESKCVGCLMCAGFCPTESMFVVEKREKPFKCIACGICSKECPSEALEIKQD; translated from the coding sequence ATGAAATGGCTTGCAACATATCCGGAAAGATGCGTGGGATGCGAAAGTTGTATGTTAACCTGTTCAAAGACTTGGTTCAAAGAAGAGGACAAAGAACTATCTAGGATTCAGGTAAGCAGCAGCGAATCGGGTTATGCTATCAACGTATGTAATCAGTGTGGCGAGTGCATCGATTATTGCCCTACTTTGGCCATCAAACGAGATAACAGCGGAGTGGTACGCATTGATGAAAGCAAGTGCGTCGGATGCCTCATGTGCGCAGGATTTTGCCCGACGGAAAGCATGTTCGTTGTCGAAAAAAGAGAAAAGCCTTTCAAATGTATAGCCTGCGGCATCTGCAGCAAAGAGTGCCCGTCGGAGGCACTTGAGATCAAGCAAGATTAA
- a CDS encoding aldehyde ferredoxin oxidoreductase family protein, which produces MEKMKLLAEWKYEPKKIERGYAGRTLYVNIGDRSFIEKPVTEDMKEKFVGGRGFGLKLLWDAVKDTTKWNDPENELVISGGPLCGITQYPGSGKCYTVFISPLTEQTYDSNAGGYFGPLLKFSGWDALEVQGKSDRDVILFIDGDNNKVEVYESPFEDINAVTITEALHEYFADSEEDKRNISVVSTGKGAETTNWGCLNMSFYDLRRKTPRLKQAGRGGGGTVFRDKKIAAIVVKKRGVGPASNNPADISVLQRMGLKLHKEIRDLDDQQNKMRKVGTPHLNEIMNEYHLLPVHNYKFGQHPEASKIHSKIFEKLFTQGIPDGCWYGCSMACAKAVDGFELKTGPLKSKKVTVDGPEYETCAGLGSNIGIFDPEWIIEANFYADHYGIDTISLGTGLAFVCECFELGFLNKDITNGLELKFGSKDDLMELIHRMGRGDDEFARIVGLGIHKMKKAFAEKYGAPFDVMEKIGMEGQGIEVSEYVPKESVAQWGGYFLTLKGPQHDEAWLIFMDRVNKQLPTFEDKAEALHYFPNFRLWFSLVGLCKLPWNDIEPADNVIKYKGIEAAKVPEHVQNYVDLFNAVTGKNITKEELIVQSERVYNFQRVFQLRLGKGTRREHNIPLRAIGPVFPEEWEARAEYYDNELKAAGIDPQGLTTEEKIRKLQEYRLSQWEQLVDAVYKRRGWNKNGIPTVETLKRLGIDYPDVVEVVRKHSNPEDNWEE; this is translated from the coding sequence GTGGAGAAGATGAAGCTTCTTGCGGAATGGAAATACGAACCGAAAAAAATCGAAAGAGGATATGCCGGAAGGACGCTTTACGTCAACATTGGCGATCGCTCTTTTATAGAAAAACCCGTTACGGAAGATATGAAGGAGAAGTTCGTCGGCGGAAGGGGATTCGGACTTAAGCTGCTCTGGGACGCAGTGAAGGACACCACAAAGTGGAACGATCCTGAAAACGAGTTGGTAATTTCAGGCGGTCCTTTGTGCGGCATCACCCAATACCCCGGCTCCGGAAAATGTTATACCGTGTTCATCTCACCGCTGACAGAGCAGACCTACGACAGTAACGCAGGAGGCTATTTCGGTCCTTTGCTTAAATTTTCCGGGTGGGACGCCTTGGAGGTTCAGGGCAAATCCGACAGGGATGTAATACTTTTCATCGATGGAGACAACAATAAAGTTGAAGTTTACGAATCTCCCTTCGAGGATATAAATGCCGTTACCATTACAGAAGCTTTGCACGAGTATTTTGCAGACAGCGAAGAGGACAAACGCAACATATCGGTCGTGTCAACCGGAAAGGGGGCAGAAACCACTAATTGGGGATGTCTCAACATGAGTTTCTACGACTTGAGGCGCAAAACTCCGCGCCTGAAACAAGCAGGAAGAGGAGGCGGTGGAACCGTATTTAGAGACAAAAAAATCGCTGCCATCGTCGTCAAAAAAAGGGGCGTAGGTCCTGCCAGCAACAACCCTGCAGATATATCGGTGCTGCAAAGGATGGGCCTTAAGCTCCACAAGGAGATCAGAGACCTGGACGACCAACAGAACAAAATGCGCAAAGTGGGCACCCCTCATTTAAACGAAATAATGAACGAATATCATCTCCTACCTGTTCACAACTACAAGTTCGGCCAACACCCTGAGGCTTCGAAGATCCACTCTAAAATATTCGAAAAACTATTCACGCAAGGAATACCTGACGGATGTTGGTATGGCTGCTCCATGGCCTGCGCGAAAGCAGTAGATGGTTTCGAACTAAAGACAGGTCCTTTGAAGAGCAAAAAGGTTACCGTCGACGGCCCTGAATACGAGACATGTGCAGGGTTGGGATCGAACATCGGCATATTCGATCCCGAATGGATCATTGAAGCAAACTTTTACGCCGATCATTACGGCATCGATACCATATCCTTGGGAACGGGACTCGCTTTCGTATGTGAATGCTTCGAATTGGGTTTTCTAAATAAAGATATCACCAACGGGCTCGAGCTGAAGTTCGGCTCGAAAGATGATCTTATGGAATTGATACACAGAATGGGTCGCGGAGACGATGAATTCGCCCGCATTGTAGGGCTTGGCATACATAAAATGAAAAAGGCATTCGCGGAAAAATACGGAGCCCCCTTCGACGTGATGGAAAAGATAGGAATGGAAGGCCAGGGCATAGAAGTATCAGAGTACGTCCCGAAGGAATCCGTAGCTCAGTGGGGCGGTTATTTCCTCACCCTTAAAGGCCCTCAACACGATGAAGCCTGGCTTATTTTCATGGATAGGGTAAACAAACAACTTCCCACCTTCGAGGATAAAGCTGAGGCGCTTCACTACTTCCCCAACTTCAGGCTATGGTTCTCCCTGGTTGGCCTCTGCAAACTGCCATGGAACGATATCGAACCTGCGGACAACGTGATCAAATATAAAGGTATAGAGGCCGCAAAAGTTCCGGAACACGTTCAAAACTACGTCGATCTCTTCAACGCTGTAACCGGGAAGAACATCACCAAAGAAGAGCTAATAGTCCAATCCGAAAGAGTATACAACTTCCAAAGAGTATTCCAACTGAGACTGGGCAAGGGAACACGAAGAGAACATAACATACCCTTGAGGGCAATTGGACCCGTTTTTCCCGAAGAGTGGGAGGCCAGGGCGGAATATTACGATAACGAATTAAAGGCGGCAGGCATAGATCCCCAAGGTCTGACCACCGAAGAAAAGATCCGGAAATTACAGGAATATCGCCTGTCTCAATGGGAACAGCTGGTAGATGCAGTGTACAAGCGCAGGGGCTGGAACAAAAACGGCATTCCAACAGTAGAGACCTTGAAGCGTTTAGGAATCGACTATCCGGATGTCGTAGAAGTGGTGAGAAAACACTCAAATCCCGAGGATAACTGGGAGGAGTAA
- the thiS gene encoding sulfur carrier protein ThiS has protein sequence MIRVNGEEMEWRPGLTVKDILEAKRFVFPMIGVWINDKPVPRDKFETTTVNDGDEVQVIHMISGG, from the coding sequence ATGATAAGAGTAAACGGCGAGGAGATGGAGTGGCGTCCGGGGCTTACTGTAAAAGACATCCTCGAGGCCAAAAGGTTTGTCTTTCCCATGATCGGAGTTTGGATTAACGATAAACCCGTCCCCCGCGACAAGTTTGAGACAACCACCGTCAACGACGGCGATGAAGTTCAAGTCATACACATGATTAGTGGAGGGTAA
- the nhaC gene encoding Na+/H+ antiporter NhaC, translated as MEVKGEPRPRIIDSLISIGALIFVMAICLAVYHTDPHVPLLMGSLFASIIALKVGYKWKDIETGMMQGITQALQAIVILAIIGLLIGVWIKAGVVPSMIYYGLMVISPKFFLVATLLICSIVSLATGTSWGTIGTMGIALMGIGAGLGIPPAQTGGAIISGAYFGDKISPLSDTTNLAPAMAGTDLFTHIKHTLKVSAVSYPLAILIFLFLGMKYSSTNVDLSQIKSIQDALALQFSINPLLLLPPIIVIICIALKAPAIPGITIGIIAGAIAAVIFQDVNFGDIVNAGYSGYESISGNEMIDELLTAGGLTGMMYSISLTIIAMMFGGIMERTKQLEVLVDALLSKVKTTGNLVAATAGTCIASNMLLPEQYISIVLPGRMYANAYQKMGLHPKNLSRALECSGTVTSSLVPWNTCGAFIKGTLGISPFMYGPYAFFNILTVLTLIIFGYFNITMTRLDEEPETVLRLGQMTEE; from the coding sequence TTGGAGGTAAAAGGAGAACCTAGGCCAAGGATCATCGATTCGTTGATCTCAATAGGAGCGCTGATCTTCGTAATGGCAATCTGCCTCGCAGTATATCACACAGATCCTCACGTTCCACTATTAATGGGATCGCTCTTTGCAAGCATCATCGCACTCAAGGTCGGTTACAAATGGAAAGATATCGAGACGGGTATGATGCAGGGAATTACCCAGGCTTTGCAAGCAATAGTGATACTTGCAATTATCGGATTACTGATAGGAGTGTGGATAAAAGCGGGCGTAGTTCCATCCATGATTTATTACGGACTTATGGTCATTTCGCCAAAATTTTTCCTCGTAGCGACATTGTTAATTTGTTCCATAGTGTCTCTAGCCACAGGTACTTCATGGGGAACCATCGGGACAATGGGCATCGCCCTGATGGGCATAGGAGCTGGCCTCGGGATACCTCCGGCGCAAACGGGAGGCGCGATAATAAGTGGCGCATATTTTGGCGACAAAATATCGCCCCTCTCGGACACGACCAACCTTGCTCCAGCCATGGCCGGAACAGACTTGTTTACCCACATTAAACACACCTTGAAAGTCAGTGCAGTTTCTTATCCTTTAGCGATCTTGATATTTTTATTCTTAGGGATGAAATACTCCTCCACTAATGTCGATCTGTCTCAGATAAAATCTATACAGGATGCCCTCGCCTTGCAGTTCAGCATCAATCCTCTGCTATTATTGCCGCCAATAATAGTAATAATATGCATCGCCTTAAAGGCACCTGCCATTCCAGGTATCACAATCGGCATCATAGCAGGAGCGATTGCAGCAGTAATATTTCAAGACGTTAACTTCGGAGATATAGTTAACGCAGGATACAGCGGATACGAAAGCATTTCCGGCAACGAAATGATCGATGAACTTTTAACCGCTGGGGGTTTGACGGGAATGATGTATTCGATATCCCTTACGATAATAGCAATGATGTTCGGAGGCATAATGGAAAGGACAAAGCAACTCGAGGTCCTTGTTGATGCCCTTCTCAGCAAAGTCAAGACCACGGGCAATTTGGTTGCAGCAACGGCAGGGACATGCATAGCTTCAAATATGCTACTTCCAGAACAGTACATTTCGATCGTCTTGCCAGGCCGAATGTATGCAAATGCCTACCAAAAAATGGGGCTTCACCCCAAAAATTTGTCTAGAGCTCTGGAGTGTTCCGGAACGGTTACGTCATCATTGGTTCCGTGGAACACCTGCGGAGCCTTCATAAAGGGAACATTAGGGATATCTCCCTTTATGTATGGACCATATGCTTTTTTTAATATTTTGACCGTTTTGACTTTAATTATCTTCGGTTATTTCAATATCACCATGACCAGACTTGACGAAGAGCCCGAAACTGTATTACGACTTGGCCAAATGACCGAAGAGTGA
- a CDS encoding isochorismatase family protein, whose translation MTPYTLKKDKSQLLIIDVQERLLPAICDNTSIVRNIKLLLKAAQLLSVPTKYTEQYPKGLGPTVSDILELLPTETPRFEKIHFSCCDEGNFKDFLGQERKQVILAGIETHICILATAMDLLNDGYQVVIAMEGVGSRRKEHHLAALNVLSQRGAMLLPTESIIYQWLSKSGTPEFKKMLPFFKE comes from the coding sequence ATGACGCCTTATACACTGAAAAAAGACAAATCCCAGCTGTTAATAATAGACGTACAGGAACGTTTGTTGCCCGCCATCTGCGATAACACGTCAATTGTAAGAAATATCAAACTACTTTTGAAGGCAGCTCAACTGCTCTCTGTCCCGACGAAATATACAGAGCAATACCCGAAGGGTTTGGGCCCAACTGTTTCCGACATATTGGAGTTGCTTCCCACCGAAACCCCCCGGTTTGAAAAAATCCATTTTTCCTGTTGCGATGAGGGCAATTTCAAAGATTTTCTCGGACAGGAAAGGAAACAGGTAATATTAGCAGGCATAGAGACCCATATATGCATATTGGCCACGGCAATGGATCTGTTAAATGACGGATACCAAGTGGTGATAGCCATGGAGGGGGTGGGAAGCAGGCGTAAAGAACATCATCTTGCTGCCCTCAATGTCCTTTCGCAACGTGGGGCTATGCTATTGCCAACAGAAAGCATTATCTATCAGTGGTTGAGCAAATCGGGGACTCCCGAGTTCAAGAAAATGTTGCCTTTTTTTAAGGAGTAA
- a CDS encoding MBL fold metallo-hydrolase encodes MNDIADLFFKGAFIKFLGTGGARFVMINQTRSTGGIWLGLFGYHVLIDPGPGSLVRICEAGTPFTPEILETVMLTHKHLDHSNDINVMVEAITHGGFKRRGTLILPRDAAMGEGQILLSHFNTKIGKIHYWEDERLIPLSEGMLEAVRLIHHGVECYGFILRYPEIAPFGFISDTRYDEEIVKRYHGCKVLVVNMTFNHIRNGVDHLAVDHVALIRDLVAPELIMLNHFGRGVIDAGPEKIALSLTTKSCKVIAPFDGQMIDLKSFESFFLRRILNVNGMASCNRAAQKN; translated from the coding sequence ATGAACGATATTGCCGATCTATTCTTCAAGGGAGCATTCATTAAGTTTTTAGGTACAGGCGGCGCCAGGTTTGTAATGATAAACCAAACCCGCTCCACAGGTGGTATCTGGCTTGGCCTTTTCGGCTACCACGTCCTAATTGATCCGGGTCCGGGTTCGCTGGTAAGAATTTGCGAAGCAGGTACACCCTTCACTCCGGAGATCCTGGAAACGGTCATGCTTACACATAAACATCTGGACCATAGCAATGACATAAATGTTATGGTTGAGGCAATTACGCATGGCGGTTTTAAAAGACGGGGCACTCTCATTCTCCCCCGAGATGCCGCGATGGGAGAAGGGCAAATATTGCTCTCTCACTTCAACACAAAAATTGGCAAAATTCACTACTGGGAGGATGAAAGACTGATACCGCTCAGCGAGGGAATGCTGGAAGCGGTCCGGTTGATTCATCACGGAGTGGAGTGCTACGGCTTTATATTGAGATATCCTGAGATTGCTCCCTTTGGTTTTATAAGCGATACACGATACGATGAAGAAATAGTAAAAAGATATCATGGTTGCAAGGTTTTAGTAGTCAACATGACCTTCAATCACATCAGAAATGGCGTTGACCATTTAGCCGTCGATCATGTCGCTCTGATCAGAGACCTGGTGGCTCCAGAGCTGATCATGCTAAATCATTTTGGCCGAGGAGTAATCGATGCCGGTCCTGAAAAAATTGCCTTATCCTTGACTACCAAAAGCTGCAAGGTTATAGCACCCTTTGACGGCCAAATGATTGATTTAAAATCTTTCGAATCTTTTTTTTTGAGGAGGATACTTAATGTTAATGGAATGGCATCGTGCAATCGAGCTGCACAAAAGAACTAA
- a CDS encoding NAD(P)-dependent malic enzyme, with protein sequence MLMEWHRAIELHKRTKGKVKAYPSLRLRTKDDLACAYFPGSYAAADLISKNNDASFEYTGRGNSIFVVSNGSSILDLKEQDPFAVLPILEGKCLIYKMFGDINAFPLCLEAKSAEEIIETCKLIAPTVGGINLSNISSLTSFEILRKLQSSLDIPVSSDDHYGIAVALFGALKNALRIVGKDLSDIKIAIWGAGKAGISTARLLLSAGANRIAMVNSHGILTKTNPYMSKEQAELAERLDLNVDYQDIKAAISQADVLIGLSTKDAFEPDYIKLMNQDPIVFALALPEPEINPALAKEKGAAIVASSLYWTTTINPIASFQVYPGIMRGALDVRAATITTNMLLRAADGFAQSIDDKRLSPDNIVPPLFSDEVTPRIAEAVAQAAIEEGIALNPLPKNKVYAQTWERLFGGRII encoded by the coding sequence ATGTTAATGGAATGGCATCGTGCAATCGAGCTGCACAAAAGAACTAAAGGCAAAGTGAAGGCATACCCATCATTAAGGCTTCGCACCAAAGACGACTTAGCCTGTGCATACTTTCCCGGAAGCTATGCCGCCGCTGACCTGATAAGCAAGAACAATGATGCTTCCTTTGAATACACGGGGAGGGGAAATTCGATCTTCGTCGTTTCGAACGGTTCTTCGATTTTGGACCTCAAGGAACAAGATCCATTTGCAGTATTGCCGATATTGGAGGGCAAATGCCTCATATACAAGATGTTCGGCGACATAAACGCCTTCCCCCTCTGCCTTGAAGCAAAAAGCGCCGAAGAGATCATCGAGACATGTAAATTGATAGCTCCCACTGTCGGTGGTATAAACCTGTCCAACATATCGTCCCTGACATCGTTTGAAATATTAAGGAAACTTCAAAGCTCATTGGATATTCCGGTATCTTCCGATGATCATTACGGAATTGCCGTAGCGCTTTTCGGGGCTCTGAAAAACGCCTTACGTATAGTAGGCAAGGATCTTTCTGATATCAAGATAGCTATATGGGGAGCAGGCAAGGCAGGCATATCGACGGCAAGATTACTACTTTCAGCAGGAGCAAACCGAATAGCAATGGTGAACAGCCATGGCATATTGACAAAGACAAATCCCTACATGAGCAAGGAACAAGCGGAATTGGCGGAAAGATTGGACCTAAACGTGGACTATCAAGATATTAAAGCAGCCATATCTCAAGCCGATGTTCTAATAGGACTATCGACGAAGGACGCCTTCGAACCTGATTACATTAAGCTCATGAACCAAGACCCCATTGTATTTGCCTTGGCACTGCCGGAACCGGAAATTAATCCTGCTTTAGCAAAAGAAAAGGGAGCTGCTATAGTGGCTAGCAGCTTATATTGGACTACGACCATCAATCCTATAGCCAGCTTTCAGGTATATCCGGGGATAATGAGAGGAGCCCTTGATGTCCGCGCAGCGACAATAACGACAAATATGCTTTTAAGGGCAGCCGACGGCTTTGCCCAATCAATTGACGATAAGCGGCTATCTCCCGACAACATAGTGCCGCCTCTTTTTTCCGACGAGGTTACTCCACGCATAGCGGAGGCCGTGGCCCAAGCTGCCATAGAGGAGGGGATCGCCCTTAACCCTCTTCCGAAAAATAAAGTGTATGCACAAACCTGGGAGAGGTTATTCGGCGGAAGGATTATTTAA
- a CDS encoding methylated-DNA--[protein]-cysteine S-methyltransferase — protein MPELVVINKKPNILSRCVLPSPACSFEIIYIEDIVVRVIPSYLEPSIDPPLWLLEAWNRFWRGERPNVKLGTSKRPSIFSKKVYEIVEGIPFGHKKTYGEVAALAGKPKGARAVGTIMRYNPWPPFVPCHRVIGKDGDLLGYGGPQGIKIKEALLAYEAKVLNNPSAE, from the coding sequence ATGCCGGAGCTTGTGGTAATAAACAAAAAACCGAATATATTAAGCCGTTGCGTATTGCCTTCGCCTGCTTGTTCCTTTGAAATTATATATATCGAGGATATTGTCGTTCGCGTGATTCCCTCTTATTTAGAGCCTTCCATAGACCCGCCTTTGTGGTTGCTCGAGGCGTGGAACAGATTTTGGAGGGGCGAAAGGCCTAATGTAAAGTTGGGAACATCCAAAAGGCCTTCGATATTTTCTAAAAAGGTATATGAGATAGTGGAAGGCATCCCCTTTGGGCACAAAAAAACTTACGGGGAGGTCGCCGCATTGGCCGGAAAACCAAAGGGAGCACGGGCTGTAGGCACTATCATGCGCTACAACCCATGGCCCCCTTTTGTGCCCTGCCATAGGGTAATAGGCAAGGACGGAGATTTATTGGGCTATGGAGGTCCACAGGGCATAAAAATAAAGGAAGCCCTTTTAGCCTATGAAGCAAAGGTATTAAATAATCCTTCCGCCGAATAA
- a CDS encoding methyltransferase family protein, translating into MNLQEVRKTAFKWRGGLWTALYLIILFLAKPTYESIIWGIIFVAAGQAIRFWAAGSIGLYRGVEVKASKLTTWGPYAFVRNPLYLGNGLIGLGWAIMAGGLSLWVFLVSFYIIYCLLIIPYEEGFLQSKFGNEYLSYKDRTGALIVKRWPKMEEIKGPFSREVLVKSERHSLRVTIVGSLLIISRLWW; encoded by the coding sequence ATGAATCTACAGGAAGTCAGAAAGACAGCTTTTAAGTGGAGAGGCGGTCTGTGGACTGCTCTTTATTTAATTATCCTATTCTTGGCAAAGCCGACCTATGAAAGCATTATTTGGGGGATTATTTTCGTTGCTGCAGGCCAGGCGATCAGGTTTTGGGCAGCCGGTTCGATCGGGTTATATAGAGGCGTAGAGGTAAAGGCTTCAAAATTAACTACTTGGGGTCCCTATGCATTTGTCAGAAACCCACTTTATCTGGGGAATGGCCTCATTGGTTTAGGGTGGGCGATTATGGCAGGCGGTTTGAGCCTTTGGGTCTTTTTGGTGTCCTTTTATATAATCTATTGCCTTTTGATCATACCCTATGAGGAGGGATTTCTCCAAAGCAAATTCGGCAATGAATATCTTAGTTACAAGGATAGGACAGGGGCTTTGATTGTAAAAAGGTGGCCGAAGATGGAGGAGATTAAAGGGCCATTCTCGCGGGAGGTTCTGGTAAAAAGCGAAAGACACTCTCTGCGGGTAACTATAGTAGGGAGCTTATTGATCATAAGCAGATTGTGGTGGTAA
- a CDS encoding lysylphosphatidylglycerol synthase transmembrane domain-containing protein, with product MSLKRGILYFIGLTICVGTLALYYTSDEETWRLFASAKMSLLSLALLFSIAAWIFDALRFKAIAAIIGENVSLKLALSLVFLNAFGSAVTPFQSGGGPLVIYALHSNRVPVGKGVALTIVRTIITVLVLSIFVPLSMFMVPEAFIDSLTMKGMFLYAVVFVILFCAVIIISVAKSDSLKHIAKVTTIRIDKLKVFNFRVFSAVRFLNRQIDLYVHNMQLLARSGFLRLSLVCLLTLLYIVFTVSVFPLLAYALGVSVSFMKATILQGLFFFVLYFIPTPGASGVAEGGGVVVYKTLVPLNMAGLLSLGWRFFTHYLAIAIGVAVAIRTIGMSIITSILERKSENESTGSQKDSF from the coding sequence TTGTCGTTGAAGAGGGGAATATTATATTTTATCGGGTTAACAATATGCGTTGGCACATTAGCCCTATATTACACCAGTGACGAGGAAACATGGCGATTGTTCGCTTCAGCCAAAATGTCGTTGCTGTCTTTGGCCCTTCTTTTTTCTATCGCCGCTTGGATATTTGATGCTCTTCGCTTTAAGGCAATTGCAGCGATAATTGGCGAGAATGTTTCCCTCAAGTTGGCTCTTTCGCTGGTCTTTTTGAATGCCTTTGGCTCTGCCGTTACCCCCTTTCAAAGTGGCGGAGGCCCCCTTGTAATATATGCTCTTCACAGCAACAGGGTACCAGTCGGGAAAGGGGTTGCCCTAACCATAGTGAGGACGATAATAACGGTGCTCGTACTCAGCATTTTTGTGCCTCTGTCAATGTTTATGGTTCCGGAAGCCTTTATCGACAGCCTTACGATGAAGGGCATGTTTCTTTACGCTGTTGTCTTTGTCATCTTGTTTTGCGCTGTAATTATCATAAGCGTAGCAAAGTCAGATTCCCTCAAACACATTGCTAAAGTAACTACGATACGAATTGACAAGTTAAAAGTCTTTAACTTTCGTGTCTTCTCGGCAGTCCGTTTTTTAAATCGACAAATCGATCTGTATGTGCATAATATGCAATTATTGGCAAGAAGTGGATTTTTGAGGTTATCGCTGGTTTGTCTTTTAACTTTGCTTTATATTGTCTTTACCGTATCGGTGTTCCCTCTTCTCGCCTATGCTTTAGGCGTGAGCGTGTCCTTTATGAAAGCCACGATACTTCAGGGGCTTTTCTTTTTCGTCCTATATTTCATACCGACTCCCGGAGCAAGCGGTGTGGCCGAGGGGGGTGGTGTGGTGGTGTACAAGACCTTGGTTCCTCTCAATATGGCAGGTCTTTTGTCGCTGGGATGGAGGTTTTTTACGCATTATTTAGCCATAGCAATAGGCGTTGCCGTCGCCATTAGAACGATAGGAATGAGCATTATAACTAGTATATTGGAGAGAAAAAGCGAAAATGAATCTACAGGAAGTCAGAAAGACAGCTTTTAA